One window of the Lactococcus lactis genome contains the following:
- a CDS encoding AzlD domain-containing protein, with translation MSSFEFISLTIIGCAIVTWISRVLPFILLKKMSLPKIVVEYLSFVPVVIMSALWISNLFIQHLGHLPSVNWNNLLASIPTVLAAILTKNLLVIVLVGVFSLAFIQIIF, from the coding sequence GTGTCTTCTTTTGAATTTATATCATTAACAATTATTGGATGCGCTATTGTAACTTGGATTTCAAGAGTTCTACCTTTTATTTTATTAAAAAAAATGAGTTTGCCTAAAATAGTTGTGGAATATTTAAGTTTTGTGCCGGTAGTTATTATGTCAGCCTTATGGATTTCAAATCTTTTTATTCAACATTTAGGTCATTTACCATCGGTTAACTGGAATAATTTACTTGCTTCAATTCCAACGGTTTTAGCAGCTATTTTGACAAAAAACTTATTAGTTATTGTGCTTGTGGGAGTATTTTCACTAGCCTTCATTCAAATTATTTTTTAA
- a CDS encoding DUF1858 domain-containing protein, which translates to MIQLDINAKLYDLATEHPEIIDLMDGLGFHEIKMPGMLQTAGRMATIPMGAKMKHIDWDKIVIAFAEAGFEFSK; encoded by the coding sequence ATGATTCAACTGGATATAAATGCTAAACTTTATGATTTAGCAACAGAACACCCTGAAATTATTGATTTAATGGATGGTTTGGGTTTTCATGAGATAAAAATGCCTGGAATGCTACAGACTGCTGGAAGGATGGCGACAATTCCAATGGGAGCAAAAATGAAACATATCGATTGGGATAAAATTGTTATTGCTTTTGCTGAGGCTGGTTTTGAGTTTTCAAAGTAG
- a CDS encoding M50 family metallopeptidase, producing MQDFIQYIYSAFERIADFSDQQKIILLGLICGLLIAIFLYPLLRILVTLLHEFGHALAAKITFGKVYRIHLNHDSSGLTQTSGGGRSFFVLLMGYPMPLLFGCLFSWFLIINHPEFILISLLIVSLSVLIVVKNWYGFLICLLGILITGALLYFGQIQIFNFMGGALIGFLTLGAFIDLRVIFHKNEELSDADLLHEKFQIIPAFVWKLIFLLMMSSCLFLIIITFKTLFSK from the coding sequence TTGCAAGATTTTATCCAATATATTTATTCTGCTTTTGAAAGAATCGCAGACTTTAGTGACCAGCAAAAAATAATTTTATTAGGTTTGATTTGTGGGCTTTTAATAGCTATCTTTCTTTATCCCTTATTAAGAATTTTAGTGACGCTTTTACATGAATTTGGTCATGCTCTGGCGGCGAAAATTACTTTTGGTAAAGTTTATAGAATTCATCTTAATCATGATAGTTCCGGCCTCACCCAAACAAGTGGTGGTGGGAGAAGCTTCTTTGTTTTATTGATGGGCTATCCAATGCCTTTACTTTTTGGCTGTCTCTTTAGCTGGTTTTTGATTATCAATCATCCAGAATTCATTCTTATAAGTCTGTTGATAGTCAGCCTTTCTGTTCTAATCGTCGTTAAAAATTGGTATGGCTTTTTGATTTGTTTGCTAGGAATTTTAATTACAGGGGCTTTGCTTTATTTTGGTCAAATTCAGATTTTTAATTTTATGGGTGGAGCTTTAATTGGTTTTCTGACTTTAGGGGCATTTATTGACCTTAGAGTAATTTTTCATAAAAATGAGGAACTTTCTGATGCAGATTTACTCCATGAGAAATTTCAAATAATTCCTGCTTTTGTTTGGAAATTAATTTTTCTTTTAATGATGTCATCTTGTCTATTTTTGATTATAATCACTTTCAAGACTTTATTCTCTAAATAA
- the pyrR gene encoding bifunctional pyr operon transcriptional regulator/uracil phosphoribosyltransferase PyrR, whose amino-acid sequence MARKEIIDEITMKRAITRITYEIIERNKELDKLVLIGIKTRGVYLAKRIQERLQQLEGLEIPFGELDTRPFRDDKQAQEDTTEIDIDITGKDVILVDDVLYTGRTIRAAIDGIVKLGRPARVQLAVLVDRGHRELPIRADYVGKNIPTGRDEEIIVQMSEHDGNDSILIKRED is encoded by the coding sequence ATGGCTAGAAAAGAAATTATTGACGAAATCACAATGAAACGTGCAATTACACGTATCACTTACGAGATTATTGAACGTAATAAAGAGCTGGACAAATTGGTTTTGATTGGGATTAAAACACGTGGTGTTTATTTAGCAAAAAGAATCCAAGAACGTTTGCAACAATTAGAAGGTTTGGAAATTCCTTTTGGTGAGTTGGATACACGTCCATTCCGTGATGACAAACAAGCTCAAGAAGACACGACAGAAATTGACATCGATATTACAGGAAAAGATGTCATTCTTGTCGACGATGTGCTCTACACAGGTCGGACAATCCGTGCGGCAATTGATGGAATTGTAAAACTCGGTCGTCCAGCTCGTGTTCAATTGGCTGTATTAGTTGACCGTGGACATCGTGAATTGCCAATTCGTGCAGACTACGTTGGGAAAAATATTCCAACAGGTCGTGATGAAGAAATCATTGTTCAAATGTCTGAACACGATGGCAATGACAGTATTTTAATTAAACGTGAAGATTAA
- a CDS encoding GNAT family N-acetyltransferase, which yields MTTLTNEPTMKIRALERTDLKNIHIINNKAETMRLWFEEPYESLDELTSLYDKHIHDNTERRFVIEANDTFIGIVELMSIDYIHRTCEIQIIIISGFSGKGYAQKALKTGVDYAFNTLNMHKVYLWVDIDNAPAVHIYKKLGFKIEGTIKEQFFAGGRYHDSYFMGILKSEYTQREKAVK from the coding sequence ATGACTACATTAACAAATGAACCAACAATGAAAATCAGAGCATTGGAACGAACAGATTTAAAAAATATTCATATCATCAATAATAAGGCTGAAACAATGCGGCTATGGTTTGAAGAACCTTATGAATCTCTAGACGAGTTAACCAGTCTTTATGATAAACATATCCATGATAATACTGAACGTCGCTTTGTAATTGAAGCCAATGATACTTTTATTGGAATTGTGGAACTTATGTCTATTGATTACATTCATCGTACCTGCGAAATTCAAATCATTATCATTTCAGGTTTTTCTGGAAAAGGCTACGCTCAAAAAGCGTTAAAAACAGGTGTTGACTATGCTTTCAATACTCTAAATATGCATAAAGTTTATTTATGGGTAGATATTGATAATGCTCCTGCTGTTCATATCTATAAAAAATTAGGATTCAAAATTGAAGGAACGATTAAGGAACAATTCTTTGCTGGCGGTAGATATCATGATAGCTACTTTATGGGGATTCTTAAATCTGAATATACTCAAAGAGAAAAAGCGGTTAAATAA
- a CDS encoding glutamate-5-semialdehyde dehydrogenase, whose translation MGQPSEAEIDTPQRKKDKTMIEELGLKVKKASKEVAKLATADKNVFLQNLADSLIENTDRIISENEKDLANALEHGISEIMVDRLRLNAQRISDMATGLRQVAELPDPIGQVLQGFTNLDGLKILQKRVPLGTVGMIFESRPNVTIDAFSLCFKTGNSVLLRGGSDAIYSNMVLVEIIKENLLSAKITDGAVELLSDTSHAEAEKMMQADKFLDVLITRGSARLINRVKEKATVPVIETGVGNCTIFVDESADLEMATKIVINAKTQRPSVCNAAESLVVHAKIADEFLPKLENEINKVHEIEFRADERPLKVLSAGIPATDDDFGTEFLDYILSVKTVDNLDEAIEHINAYSSRHSESIVTHDYFNAQKFQDEIDAAAVYVNASTRFTDGFVFGLGAEIGISTQKLHARGPMGLEALTSTKYLIDGTGQIR comes from the coding sequence ATGGGACAGCCTAGCGAAGCTGAGATAGACACGCCCCAAAGAAAGAAGGATAAAACGATGATTGAAGAACTTGGATTAAAGGTTAAAAAGGCGAGCAAAGAAGTAGCAAAGCTAGCAACTGCTGACAAAAATGTTTTTTTGCAAAATTTAGCTGACAGCCTTATCGAAAATACTGACAGAATTATTTCTGAGAATGAAAAAGATTTGGCTAACGCTCTGGAACATGGAATTTCTGAGATTATGGTTGACCGTTTGCGTCTAAATGCGCAAAGAATTTCTGATATGGCAACAGGGTTGAGACAAGTTGCAGAACTTCCTGACCCAATTGGGCAAGTATTGCAAGGTTTCACTAATCTTGATGGACTTAAGATTTTGCAAAAAAGAGTGCCACTTGGCACTGTTGGAATGATTTTTGAAAGTCGTCCAAATGTGACTATCGATGCTTTTTCTCTTTGTTTTAAAACAGGAAATTCTGTTTTGTTACGCGGTGGGTCTGACGCGATTTATTCTAATATGGTTTTAGTTGAAATTATTAAGGAAAATTTGCTGTCAGCAAAAATTACTGACGGAGCAGTTGAATTGTTATCTGACACAAGTCATGCTGAAGCAGAAAAAATGATGCAGGCAGATAAATTTTTAGATGTTTTGATTACGCGAGGGTCAGCGCGATTGATTAACCGTGTCAAAGAAAAAGCAACGGTTCCTGTCATTGAAACTGGGGTGGGTAATTGTACAATTTTTGTTGATGAATCTGCTGATTTAGAAATGGCGACAAAAATTGTGATAAATGCCAAAACACAGCGTCCTAGTGTTTGCAATGCAGCCGAAAGTTTAGTGGTTCACGCAAAAATTGCTGACGAATTTTTACCAAAGTTGGAAAATGAAATCAATAAAGTTCATGAAATTGAATTTCGTGCTGACGAGCGTCCGCTGAAAGTTCTGTCAGCTGGAATTCCTGCAACTGACGATGATTTTGGGACAGAATTTTTAGATTATATTCTGTCAGTAAAAACGGTTGATAATTTGGATGAAGCAATTGAGCACATTAATGCTTATTCAAGTCGTCATTCAGAAAGCATTGTCACTCATGATTATTTCAATGCGCAAAAATTTCAAGATGAAATTGATGCGGCAGCCGTTTATGTTAATGCGTCTACAAGATTTACTGACGGTTTTGTATTTGGCTTAGGTGCTGAAATTGGCATTTCAACTCAAAAACTTCACGCCAGAGGACCAATGGGCTTAGAGGCTCTAACCTCAACAAAATATCTGATTGATGGCACAGGACAAATTCGTTAA
- a CDS encoding NADPH-dependent F420 reductase yields the protein MATISIFGKGKMGKAIGDNFSSSGNKVNYILSNSAKTELGEIVVLAVPYVAIAGIIQEYSTDLQGKVIIDITNPVDFTTFDSLLVPSDTSAAALIAKQLPNSMIVKAFNTTFSDTLATKKVANEHQTTVLLASDSQEAKETIIKSLENSGLSLLDAGSLKRARELEAIGFLQITLAASEKISWDGGFGIFK from the coding sequence ATGGCAACAATTAGTATTTTTGGTAAAGGAAAAATGGGAAAAGCAATCGGTGATAATTTTAGTTCATCTGGTAATAAAGTCAACTATATCTTATCAAACTCAGCTAAAACAGAATTGGGTGAAATTGTTGTTTTAGCTGTTCCCTATGTCGCAATTGCTGGAATCATCCAAGAATATTCGACTGATTTACAAGGAAAAGTAATTATCGATATTACAAATCCCGTTGATTTCACAACATTTGATAGTCTATTAGTGCCTTCGGATACTTCTGCTGCGGCTCTCATTGCTAAGCAACTCCCAAATTCAATGATTGTTAAGGCTTTTAATACGACTTTTTCCGATACATTGGCAACAAAAAAAGTGGCAAATGAACATCAAACAACAGTTTTACTCGCTAGTGATAGTCAGGAAGCAAAAGAGACCATTATTAAATCTCTTGAAAATAGTGGTTTGAGTCTATTAGACGCTGGTTCACTAAAAAGGGCTCGCGAACTAGAAGCTATTGGTTTTCTGCAAATTACTTTAGCTGCTTCTGAAAAAATTTCTTGGGACGGCGGTTTTGGGATTTTCAAATAG
- a CDS encoding ArsR/SmtB family transcription factor yields the protein MINEKDIAEFFKLFSNDGRLKIISSLATDNLTVNEIVEKTQLSQSLVSQQLKLLKNARILTNEKIGKTVTYSIYDRHILHLLKDVAEHLDEQEGGNHEP from the coding sequence ATGATTAACGAAAAAGATATTGCTGAATTTTTTAAACTTTTCTCTAACGACGGACGTTTAAAAATTATTTCCAGCCTAGCCACTGATAACCTAACCGTAAATGAGATTGTTGAAAAAACACAACTTTCTCAATCTCTTGTCAGTCAACAACTAAAACTTTTAAAAAATGCACGGATTTTAACGAATGAAAAAATTGGAAAAACGGTCACTTACAGTATCTATGACCGCCATATTTTACATCTTTTGAAAGATGTTGCAGAACATTTGGATGAACAAGAGGGAGGAAATCATGAGCCTTAA
- a CDS encoding AzlC family ABC transporter permease, protein MNSELTFKQGLKDTMPTAFGYIGIGIAFGMIGHSEGFSVWVILLLSLIVYAGSAQFIMVSMLATHSPIMSIVLSVFLVNSRIILMSMTTASYFKNESLLKNILLGTLLTDESFALGMNKQNYTEGKLNLSWSNASNLLAYLVWALASAIGALLGNLLANPEKLGLGFAVIAMFIGLLYLQLISDKTLGLMLQLVMVGITLVLFYFGLIFLPSNLLVLFVTLIACALGVGVKRVFF, encoded by the coding sequence ATGAATTCGGAATTAACTTTTAAACAAGGCTTGAAAGATACAATGCCGACAGCTTTTGGATATATTGGGATAGGAATTGCGTTTGGGATGATAGGGCACAGCGAGGGGTTTAGCGTTTGGGTAATTTTATTACTCTCATTGATTGTTTACGCTGGTTCAGCACAATTTATCATGGTTAGTATGCTAGCAACTCATAGTCCTATTATGTCAATAGTATTAAGTGTATTTTTAGTTAATTCACGAATTATTTTAATGAGCATGACGACGGCTTCATATTTTAAAAATGAAAGTTTACTGAAAAATATTTTACTTGGGACATTATTGACCGATGAAAGTTTTGCTTTAGGAATGAATAAACAAAATTATACTGAGGGTAAACTGAATCTTTCTTGGTCTAATGCATCAAATTTACTAGCCTATTTAGTTTGGGCATTAGCCAGTGCTATTGGAGCTCTATTAGGGAATTTACTAGCAAATCCAGAAAAATTAGGTTTGGGATTCGCAGTTATCGCAATGTTTATTGGCTTACTTTATTTGCAACTTATTAGTGATAAAACTTTGGGTTTAATGCTACAGTTAGTCATGGTTGGAATTACCTTGGTTCTATTTTATTTTGGTTTGATATTTTTGCCAAGCAACTTGTTAGTTTTATTTGTTACTTTGATTGCTTGTGCTTTAGGTGTGGGGGTAAAACGTGTCTTCTTTTGA
- a CDS encoding cation diffusion facilitator family transporter produces the protein MSLKNKQIKSEHDHNHLDKLVSQNVTIVFALNLFFAILEFIFGVLFNSTAILSDAVHDTGDAVAIGLAWFFQKFSKKREDKHFSFGYQRFSLLGASLTSVILITGSFIVLFEAVPRFFNPQPVEATGMLGLAIFAIVANGFGAWLLARGSSRNESILNLHALEDVLGWLGVLIVSIVLHFVKWYWLDPLLSILIALFILSKAIPKFWGTLRILLESVPEDIDYKNLLRALEQLPEVLAVTQLIIWSIDGEQNAAMIHIVIPENQDFSDAKIAVRKLLESEKVCRSAIELDETTDEHKKHVQYEI, from the coding sequence ATGAGCCTTAAAAATAAACAAATAAAAAGCGAGCATGACCATAATCATCTAGATAAACTTGTCTCACAAAACGTCACAATCGTTTTTGCTTTAAACCTCTTCTTTGCGATTTTAGAATTTATTTTTGGAGTGCTCTTTAATTCTACGGCTATTTTATCTGATGCCGTCCATGACACAGGAGATGCCGTTGCTATCGGTTTAGCCTGGTTTTTCCAAAAATTCTCTAAAAAACGAGAAGACAAACACTTCTCTTTTGGTTATCAACGTTTTAGTTTACTCGGCGCCTCACTCACAAGTGTCATTTTAATTACGGGGAGTTTCATTGTGCTTTTCGAAGCCGTTCCTAGATTTTTCAACCCTCAACCTGTAGAAGCAACAGGTATGCTTGGTTTGGCTATTTTTGCAATTGTCGCCAATGGTTTTGGTGCATGGCTTTTGGCTCGTGGTTCCTCACGAAATGAAAGTATTTTAAATCTTCACGCGCTCGAAGACGTTTTAGGTTGGCTGGGAGTCCTCATTGTTTCAATCGTCCTTCATTTTGTAAAATGGTACTGGCTCGACCCACTTCTTTCTATTCTAATTGCTTTGTTCATCTTATCCAAAGCCATTCCAAAATTCTGGGGAACTTTACGTATTCTTCTTGAATCAGTCCCCGAAGATATTGATTACAAAAATCTTCTAAGAGCCCTTGAACAACTTCCTGAAGTACTTGCTGTCACACAACTTATCATTTGGTCAATTGACGGTGAGCAAAATGCAGCAATGATTCACATTGTGATTCCCGAAAATCAAGATTTCTCAGATGCAAAAATCGCTGTTCGTAAGCTTTTAGAAAGTGAGAAAGTTTGTCGCTCAGCCATTGAACTTGATGAAACTACTGACGAACATAAAAAACATGTTCAATATGAAATTTAA
- the ffh gene encoding signal recognition particle protein, translating into MAFENLTERLQNVFKNLRGKKKITETDVTEITKEIRVALLEADVALPVVKKFIKAIRERAVGVEVSEALNPAQQVIKIVDEELTAILGGGEAELLKSPKIPTIIMMVGLQGAGKTTFAGKLAKKLKEEQNARPLMIAADVYRPAAIDQLKTLGEQLEIPVYDEGTAEKPVNIVRNGLLKAQEERKDYVLIDTAGRLEIDDTLMNELQEIKTLAEPTEILLVVDAMTGQVAAQVAKTFDEKLDITGVIITKLDGDTRGGAALSIREITGKPIKFTGTGEKLTDLEVFYPDRMSSRILGMGDMLTLIEKAQANYDEEQSAKLAEKMAENRFDYEDFVEQLDQVTNMGPMEDIMKMIPGMSQMPGLDKVKVDPKDVARKRAMVLSMTPAERHLEAELSPARRRRIAAGSGNSFIEVNKFIKQFNQSKEMMQGIMNGDMNAMMQKMMGGAGGQMPNMPAGSGMPDMSLGDLQGMMGNGSANGMPDMSSMFGGGLKGKATEFAMKQAMKRAQKKMKKGKKKR; encoded by the coding sequence ATGGCATTTGAAAACTTAACTGAACGCTTACAAAACGTTTTTAAAAATCTACGTGGAAAGAAAAAAATTACTGAGACAGACGTCACAGAAATTACAAAAGAAATCCGAGTTGCTCTCCTTGAAGCCGACGTTGCTCTCCCAGTTGTCAAGAAGTTTATTAAGGCAATCCGTGAACGAGCTGTCGGTGTTGAAGTATCAGAAGCATTAAACCCAGCTCAACAAGTAATTAAAATTGTTGATGAAGAATTAACAGCTATTTTGGGTGGTGGCGAAGCTGAATTACTTAAATCTCCTAAAATTCCAACAATTATCATGATGGTTGGGTTGCAAGGGGCAGGTAAAACAACTTTTGCTGGTAAACTTGCCAAAAAACTCAAAGAAGAGCAAAATGCTCGCCCTTTAATGATTGCAGCCGACGTTTATCGTCCAGCAGCGATTGACCAATTAAAAACCTTAGGTGAACAGCTTGAAATTCCTGTCTATGATGAAGGAACTGCTGAAAAACCAGTTAATATTGTTCGTAATGGTCTTTTAAAAGCTCAAGAAGAACGTAAAGACTATGTTTTGATTGATACTGCAGGTCGTCTTGAAATTGACGACACTTTAATGAACGAATTGCAAGAGATTAAAACACTTGCTGAACCAACTGAAATTTTGCTTGTTGTTGATGCAATGACTGGTCAAGTTGCAGCACAAGTTGCCAAGACTTTTGATGAAAAATTGGACATTACAGGTGTGATTATCACTAAACTTGATGGTGATACACGTGGTGGTGCGGCATTATCAATCCGTGAAATTACAGGAAAACCAATTAAATTTACAGGGACTGGTGAAAAATTAACAGACCTTGAAGTTTTCTATCCTGATCGAATGAGTTCACGAATTCTTGGAATGGGTGATATGCTCACCTTAATTGAGAAGGCTCAAGCAAATTATGACGAAGAACAATCAGCAAAACTCGCTGAAAAAATGGCTGAAAACCGTTTTGATTATGAGGACTTTGTTGAACAACTTGATCAAGTGACAAATATGGGACCAATGGAAGATATTATGAAAATGATTCCAGGAATGTCACAAATGCCTGGTTTAGATAAGGTTAAAGTTGATCCTAAGGATGTTGCCAGAAAACGAGCAATGGTCTTGTCAATGACACCGGCAGAACGTCATTTAGAGGCTGAACTGTCACCAGCCCGTCGTCGTCGGATTGCCGCAGGTTCTGGAAATTCATTTATTGAAGTAAATAAATTCATTAAGCAATTCAATCAGTCCAAAGAAATGATGCAAGGAATCATGAATGGTGATATGAATGCTATGATGCAAAAAATGATGGGTGGAGCCGGTGGACAAATGCCGAATATGCCTGCAGGTTCTGGAATGCCCGATATGTCATTGGGTGATTTACAAGGGATGATGGGCAATGGTTCAGCAAATGGGATGCCCGATATGAGTTCTATGTTTGGTGGTGGTTTAAAAGGTAAAGCAACTGAGTTTGCTATGAAACAAGCCATGAAACGTGCTCAAAAGAAAATGAAAAAAGGTAAGAAAAAACGCTAA
- a CDS encoding DUF438 domain-containing protein, with protein MTNMNKSTTIERQKRIVEILTLLHEGGTFEDAKKIFNEEFDGVDVSEITGAEKALIQGGLNPSEIQKLCNVHAAVFKGAITDIHKSSLEENTPGHPIHTMKLENQVITSLLNDEIRWVFSKIEKGDWSYKERLLAAVIDLYNIDKHYARKETLIFSFMEKYGITAPPKVMWGVDDSVREMIKEVIVYLKTDKTALNPLREMLENLLTEIEEMIFKEEAIMIPMCLDVFSLKDWEQIEEDSKEIGYAFIAEPLKWKASKESIEKEKEHEPQRLAAIESAKAMTEAIAKESGLEVSKPKRVKRQYDWEKVTSEGVVVLPTGMLHLNELTALFNVLPVDLSFVDKEDIVRFFSGGERIFPRAKSVIGRRVIDCHPPKSMAVVEKILEDFKSGTRDQADFWIDLHRFNKKIYIRYFAMRDEETGEYLGCLEVSQDITSIQNLVGEKRLDGHEKTTSEYENQVAKSIKKSTDGAVRGEMPDFVKKMLAEKETKNS; from the coding sequence ATGACAAATATGAATAAATCGACTACAATTGAGCGCCAAAAAAGAATTGTTGAAATATTGACACTCTTACACGAAGGGGGGACGTTTGAGGACGCCAAAAAAATTTTTAATGAAGAATTTGATGGTGTAGATGTTTCGGAAATAACTGGTGCTGAAAAGGCATTGATCCAAGGGGGGCTCAATCCCTCTGAAATTCAAAAATTATGCAATGTTCATGCAGCTGTCTTTAAAGGGGCTATTACAGATATTCATAAATCATCTTTAGAAGAAAATACTCCAGGACATCCTATTCATACAATGAAACTTGAAAATCAAGTGATTACATCGCTATTAAATGATGAAATTCGGTGGGTTTTTTCAAAGATTGAAAAAGGAGATTGGTCTTATAAAGAACGTTTACTTGCAGCGGTTATTGATTTGTATAATATTGACAAACATTATGCTAGAAAAGAAACTTTAATTTTTTCTTTTATGGAAAAATATGGAATCACAGCGCCACCAAAAGTTATGTGGGGTGTAGATGATAGTGTTCGTGAGATGATTAAAGAAGTAATTGTTTATTTAAAAACAGATAAAACAGCTTTGAACCCATTACGTGAAATGCTAGAAAATTTACTGACGGAAATTGAAGAAATGATTTTTAAAGAAGAAGCAATTATGATTCCAATGTGCTTGGATGTCTTTTCTTTAAAAGATTGGGAACAAATAGAGGAGGATTCTAAAGAGATTGGCTATGCATTCATTGCGGAACCTTTAAAATGGAAAGCCTCTAAAGAGTCAATTGAAAAGGAAAAAGAGCATGAACCTCAAAGATTGGCGGCGATTGAATCTGCTAAAGCAATGACAGAGGCTATTGCTAAGGAATCTGGTTTAGAAGTAAGCAAACCTAAAAGAGTTAAGCGGCAATATGATTGGGAAAAAGTTACAAGTGAGGGAGTGGTTGTTTTGCCAACTGGCATGTTACACCTCAATGAGTTGACGGCTTTGTTTAATGTTTTACCGGTTGATCTAAGTTTTGTTGATAAAGAAGATATCGTTCGCTTTTTCTCAGGAGGAGAACGAATTTTTCCACGAGCTAAATCTGTAATTGGTCGACGTGTTATTGATTGCCACCCGCCAAAATCAATGGCGGTAGTAGAAAAAATCCTAGAAGATTTTAAATCTGGAACACGCGATCAAGCTGATTTTTGGATTGATTTACATCGTTTTAATAAGAAAATTTATATTCGATATTTTGCAATGCGTGATGAAGAAACAGGAGAATATCTGGGCTGTTTAGAAGTTTCGCAGGATATTACATCCATTCAAAATTTGGTGGGAGAGAAACGATTAGATGGTCATGAAAAAACAACTTCTGAATATGAAAATCAAGTGGCTAAATCAATAAAAAAGTCTACTGACGGAGCTGTCAGAGGGGAAATGCCTGATTTTGTTAAGAAGATGTTAGCTGAAAAAGAGACAAAAAATAGCTAG
- the proB gene encoding glutamate 5-kinase, producing MTRKNILSVKRIVVKIGTSSLILPNGKINLSNIDELAFVLSDLNNKGYEVILVTSGAIGVGLNVLGIDKRPKGIADQQALASIGQVELMSLYTQMFRRYSQRVSQLLLTRDVTDFPTSRENAENALNALLGLGIIPIINENDAIAVDEMDHQTKFGDNDKLGAIVSKLVNADLLIMLSDIDGLFDKNPTIYDDAKIFNEIHEITDELRQMAGGAGSRFGTGGMTSKLAAAQILFENGQEMVLTNGERIREIKEIIEGREIGTYFHQKS from the coding sequence ATGACAAGAAAAAATATTTTGAGTGTTAAACGAATTGTAGTTAAGATTGGAACGAGTTCGTTGATTTTGCCAAATGGAAAAATAAATTTATCAAATATAGACGAGTTGGCTTTTGTTTTATCTGATTTGAATAATAAAGGTTATGAAGTGATTTTGGTGACTTCTGGAGCGATTGGAGTTGGCTTGAATGTGCTTGGTATAGATAAACGTCCCAAAGGGATTGCTGACCAGCAGGCTTTGGCTTCAATCGGTCAGGTTGAATTGATGAGTCTTTATACGCAAATGTTTCGTCGTTATTCGCAAAGAGTTTCTCAGTTACTTTTGACACGTGATGTGACTGATTTTCCAACGAGTCGTGAGAATGCTGAAAATGCACTAAATGCGTTACTTGGGCTTGGGATTATTCCAATTATTAATGAAAATGATGCTATTGCGGTTGATGAAATGGATCATCAAACAAAATTTGGTGATAATGATAAATTGGGAGCGATTGTTTCTAAATTAGTGAATGCTGATTTATTGATTATGCTGTCAGATATCGATGGACTTTTTGATAAAAATCCAACGATTTATGATGATGCGAAAATTTTTAATGAAATTCATGAAATTACTGATGAATTACGTCAAATGGCTGGTGGTGCCGGTTCGCGTTTTGGAACTGGCGGGATGACTTCAAAATTGGCGGCTGCACAGATTTTATTTGAAAATGGTCAAGAAATGGTTCTGACCAATGGCGAACGGATTCGAGAGATTAAAGAAATTATCGAAGGACGTGAGATTGGGACTTATTTTCATCAAAAATCTTGA